The DNA segment CAAATCCTGTTCCTGCACCTGTAATCAAATATGTTTCTTGTACCATATACTATTCCTCCTAAAAGATTTAATAGATTGGTTAACTCATTAAGAAGTATAACGGTACAAGGAAAACGTTTTCCAATAATACGCATTATTCCTTACAACTTATGTTAAAGAACCTAAAGAATAGAATACAATTGCTGAAAGTGATCAATTGTGTAATCAGCATATTCATTTTTTTCTTTTCTCTCGTTAAAATAACAAGCGCTGATCTCAGCATTTTTTGCAGCTAATAGATCTATCTCTCTGTCTCCAATCATTAGTGCTTCATCAGGATGTATAGCATGCTTCTTAATCAAATAATTAAGCGCATCAGGATTTGGTTTTCTTTCAAAACCTTGATCAAAAGTAATAAAATCAGAAAAATAATCAGATAAACCATGTTTTTTCAACAACGTTATTGCCGATGCCCCTCTATGAGTATACAAATAGTTTTTTCTATCCGTTGAATGGATATATTTACAAATATCCTCAATATCATTAAATGGTTTAGCAATTTCAATTCCCTTAGTTTTTTGTAGAATTTTATAGTCCTTTATAAAATCACTGCTTACTGCATACTTTTTTTCATAATATGTTACAGCAGCTGACATAGATACTTGCATGTGTTGCATAATTTCATCTAAAGGCTCTTCTATTCCTTCTTTCTCCAGTAAATCTTTAAAAATCTTTGCCATTACTGGATAAGTATCAAAAAGAGTCCCATCAAAATCCCAAATTACGTGTTTAAACATCTTCCTTTTCCCCCAATGAATAACTTTTCTAGTTTTCCTTAAAAATCTTAGTGAGAGTACTTATGATTACAATTATTATGATAAAATAACCTTATCATTCTTTATGAAAAGAGGCCAATTATGATTCGAGTTCGAAACATGAAACTAACTGATGTTGAAGCGATCAACTTAATTAATGCGGAGTCTCTAGGATATGACATTTCCATAGAACTTACTAAAAAACAGATGAAAAAGTTACTAATTAACCCTAACCGCCATATTTTTTACGTTGCTGAAGAGGAGGAGTTAGTTGTAGGGTACGTGCATGCCGAATTATATGAAACTCTCTATTCTGAACCTATGCTAAATGTATTGGCTTTGGCAATTAATCAAAACTATCAACAAAGAGGGATTGGAAAACAATTAATGCAAAGAATCGAACAAGTAGCTCGCGAACGTGATTTAATTGGCGTACGATTAAATTCTGGAGAAACCAGAATCGAAGCTCATAAGTTTTACGAGTCTATTGGCTATAGTAGTGACAAAAATCAAAAAAGATTCCTGAAGATTATTTAGTAGCGTCTATTTGAACTAACGATAAAAACCTAAATCTCCAGAAAAGTAGTCTTTTATTGCGTCTCTGTGCTGTTGATTGGCTATTTCTGGTAGATTGGTTCTAGAAAAAAATCCTAAGTCTAATGTTTCACTATTTTCGAGAGAAAGGTTGCCTTCAACTAGTTTAAAAATAAACATTGTTGTAATGGTTTGAGCTTTATCACCGTTAGGATATGTATCAAAATAATTGGAATAAACACCTAGCAACGCTACAACTTCTACATGCAAAGCTGTCTCTTCTAGCACTTCTCTGATTGCAGTCTGTTCAACTGATTCGCCCTTTTCAACAGCACCACCAGGTAAGCCCCACAATTTTTTATCGCTTCTTAACTGTAACAAAATTTCTTTTTTTTGATTTGTTATGATTCCACCTGAAAAATTTAAGATGATCTCTTGATTGCCAATATAATTTCTAATCCAAGGTATGTAATCCATTCAGCATCTCCTTAATACTACTTTTTGTGAGTCCAAACTCATTTAAAATTATCCGTCAAAATAGATTCACTCAAACTGATAGTTGTGATCTCATTATTCTTAAACACATCAATTGACTCTATTTTTATAGAAATCTGATTTTTGAACGTAATTTTTACAATCCAAGGCATTAACCCTTTTATTTTTGAAAAGTCTTCGAAACCAAAATGAGGATCAAAATGATTGACAATTGTACTTAGAGCCGTTCCATGACTCCCAATGATACAATTTGCTTCCGGATGTAACTGTACTAGTTCCATTAACGCCTTTACATTTCTTAATTGAACTTCTCTTAGACATTCTCCATCAGACAATCTATAGTCAAAATCATTCCATTGTCGCTGACTAAAAGTATTGAAGTCCTCAATCCAACTAGAAATACCGCGTTCCCTAAAGTCATCAATGCACGTTACATCAATAGCAAGCATTTCAGATAAATCTTTAACTGTATCAACTGCTCTGACATACGGACTAGAATAGATGCATTGAATATTCTTATCTTTCAAATAATTGGTAACTAACGCACTATCTTGTATACCTTTTTCAGTTAACGGTCTTGAAAACTCATCATGAACTCTAATATCTGACTCAGCATGCCGAACAAAATAAATATCTCTCACTTCTATTCCTCCTATACTCTATAACTTTTTTTACTTTCTAGCTTTCTTCTTCCATGGTTTTTTTGAAAATAGTTTAAGAAGAAAAATGAGTACCAAATAACCTAATATATAAAACAGATAAAATTCCCCTTCACCATAATTGAAAATCAACCTAGAACTATATGCCGTAACAGTTACAATATAAATTAATGCTATTAAATAGTACCCGTTCTGTTTAATATATTTTACGAGCTTTTTACCAACTTTTTTAGCAGTTTGCATACACATTCCCACCTTTAAATATTTCAAACTCAATGTATAGGATAAAAATGTAACTCTATTTTATTATGTACTTATTCGCTTTAAGCATCCTTCCAATAGTTGTTTATTTTCTTCCAAATTAACTTTAAAATATATAGCTCTTAAGTAATTACGAACGTTACTAATTATTCGAGTATCTAAATGACTGTAGGTTTTCTTTGTAAAAAAAACATTAATCAAATTCTCTACTCTATGGATAAACTCCTGAGAGAATCCATAACGATTAATCAAAACAGCAGAAGGAGTTGAAAGTCTTTCTATTTCATCATCCTCATAAACAAAAGGACTATTTACACAGAAAACTAGTGCTTCTACCGTCTTTTCATACATGCTTTGTTCAAATAATGGGTGAGTAATGATCTCGTCTAATAAATCAGCGCAATGTGCAATCGAGTGTGCCCAACCTTTATCTTCAGTAAAGCCACGTTTGTCCTGTTCATTTACAAGGTAAAAACAAGTCCTATCTAATAAAAAAGAAATCTGAGATTTTTCAAGAAACTGCTGTTCTTTGTCTTTATTTATTAAAAGTCCTAGAACAAGTGCTGAAAATGAACGTTTATAAACCGAGTCACTATTCTTAGATCCAATTTTATACAATAAATACTGATTAGATAGTAATTGATTATATAATTTTTTTAATTGATCCTTCGTTA comes from the Carnobacterium sp. 17-4 genome and includes:
- a CDS encoding HAD-IA family hydrolase; the encoded protein is MFKHVIWDFDGTLFDTYPVMAKIFKDLLEKEGIEEPLDEIMQHMQVSMSAAVTYYEKKYAVSSDFIKDYKILQKTKGIEIAKPFNDIEDICKYIHSTDRKNYLYTHRGASAITLLKKHGLSDYFSDFITFDQGFERKPNPDALNYLIKKHAIHPDEALMIGDREIDLLAAKNAEISACYFNERKEKNEYADYTIDHFQQLYSIL
- a CDS encoding GNAT family N-acetyltransferase, whose protein sequence is MIRVRNMKLTDVEAINLINAESLGYDISIELTKKQMKKLLINPNRHIFYVAEEEELVVGYVHAELYETLYSEPMLNVLALAINQNYQQRGIGKQLMQRIEQVARERDLIGVRLNSGETRIEAHKFYESIGYSSDKNQKRFLKII
- a CDS encoding NUDIX hydrolase, yielding MDYIPWIRNYIGNQEIILNFSGGIITNQKKEILLQLRSDKKLWGLPGGAVEKGESVEQTAIREVLEETALHVEVVALLGVYSNYFDTYPNGDKAQTITTMFIFKLVEGNLSLENSETLDLGFFSRTNLPEIANQQHRDAIKDYFSGDLGFYR
- a CDS encoding histidine phosphatase family protein, giving the protein MRDIYFVRHAESDIRVHDEFSRPLTEKGIQDSALVTNYLKDKNIQCIYSSPYVRAVDTVKDLSEMLAIDVTCIDDFRERGISSWIEDFNTFSQRQWNDFDYRLSDGECLREVQLRNVKALMELVQLHPEANCIIGSHGTALSTIVNHFDPHFGFEDFSKIKGLMPWIVKITFKNQISIKIESIDVFKNNEITTISLSESILTDNFK
- a CDS encoding DUF2785 domain-containing protein, producing the protein MLIKKLEEKNYNNSELLLKEMLLNIGNTNPYFRDKLIYNAFLEMITKDYLTKDQLKKLYNQLLSNQYLLYKIGSKNSDSVYKRSFSALVLGLLINKDKEQQFLEKSQISFLLDRTCFYLVNEQDKRGFTEDKGWAHSIAHCADLLDEIITHPLFEQSMYEKTVEALVFCVNSPFVYEDDEIERLSTPSAVLINRYGFSQEFIHRVENLINVFFTKKTYSHLDTRIISNVRNYLRAIYFKVNLEENKQLLEGCLKRIST